The genomic region TTGGCAGGCGATCGCCTGGGCCGAACAATACGATGTCAAAATTATGGTCGATGTCAATCGTCGCGATATGTTTTGGCCCGATCCGAGCGAGTGCAAACCTCTGATTGAAAAACTGATCGAGCATGTCGATTTTCTCAAAATTACCGACGAAGAAGCTCAATGGTTGTTCGATACCGCCGACGCCGGGGCGATTACTTATCGCATCGGCAATCTCGAAGGGGTTTTAGTCACGGCTGGGGAGAAAGGATGTGCCTATTGTTTGGGCGAAAATGAAGGCAAAGTCCCCGCTTTTTCCGTCGAAGTTGTCGATACGACGGGGGCCGGTGATGGATTTGTCGCCGGGTTCGTCCATCAAATTTGTCAATATGGGATTCAACCTTTGGAGGATCCAGAAAAGGCGAAACAAGTAGTCCGTTATGCGAGTGCGGTGGGAGCGTTAACGACGATGAAACCGGGGGCGATCGCCGCTCAACCGACTCACGCCGAAGTAGAAGCCTTTTTAGGCGATCGAGCCGAGTGAAAGACTCAAAGTAACCCCAAAAATCATCAAGAAAAAAAGTTAGAAAATTTGGCACGGATACGAACTTATGCCGACTGAAATAGAGCGCAAATTTTTAGTAAAAAATGAGAGTTGGCGGGCGATGGCAACGGGAACCCTTTACCGTCAGGGGTATATTCCCACCGATCGCGGTCGTTCCGTGCGCGTTCGCATTGTCGGCGATCGCGGTTTTTTAACGATTAAAGGACCGACTGAAGGCAATTCTCGGGCAGAGTTTGAATATCCCATTCCCCTCGAAGATGCGCGAACTTTGCTCGATAATTTATGCGATCCTCCCTTAATTGAAAAAATCCGATATCAAATTAAAGTCGGCGATCTCATCTGGGAAATTGATGAATTTTCTGGGGAAAATCAAGGGTTGATCGTGGCTGAAGTCGAATTGACGGAGGAAAATCAGGCGATCGCCCTCCCGGATTGGGTCGGTCGAGAAGTATCGGACGATCCGCGTTACTTTAATGTCAATTTGGTTCGCAATCCTTATTGTAATTGGTCGGCTACGGTAGGATGAGCGATCGCGCTTTTAAAATCGGGTTATTGCTGTTAATTCCTGTAAATAACCCGATTTTATCGATCGATTTCCCCCAATTGAAGATCTTTTAAGAGGTTATAAAAAGTTCTTATTCCTGATTTACTGAAATGATTCTGTATTGCGTTTGACGCGATCGATCCAAAATCGATAATCTTGTACTATTTCGGAATAAGAGCAATCGGTATCGAAAATTAAATCGAATAAAAACGGTTTAAACCACTGGGGAAACCATCGATTTAAAAGGCGGCGAATTCGCAACCGCAAGAAAAATTCTAAAATCAGCCATTTACTCCGAGGAAAACAATAATCCGATAATTCTTGCAACGCACGAGCTTCCGGAACTTGCTGTCTGGAAAATTCAGCTAAAATTTGCGACCAATTATCGCCGTGGCGATCGCTCAATTCAGCAACAACTTTTGCCTCTGCCAAAGCCATATTACATCCCTGTCCGATGGACGGTGAAACGGCATGAGCTGCATCTCCAATCAAGAGAATACTATTACTATGGTGGAAGCGATCGCACTTCACAGTTACAATCCGACCGATCGCCCTTTCAAAGAGAGATTCTGCTTCTTCTGAAGACATTAATTGACTGAAAAGTGGGAAATTTTCTTGAAAAAAGGCTTTGAGTTCCGCCACTGTCGAGAAGTTCTCAAAGGGATTTTTATCCCGCTTGAAAATAATCGTTCCATTCAGGCGATCGCCGGGTTGGGGAACTAAAAGAATACGAATTTGATTCCCTATATTGCTGGCATGAATTTTATCCGGTGCTAATGCAATCGATTCGTCGGAATTGATGCGATTCAAAAATAGGGATTTATAATCATCTAAAGCATAACTTTGCTCGCAGTTTAAATCCGTTGAATTGACCGAGCACTCTCGAACTCGCGATCGCGCCCCATCAGCCCCCACTAAAAGCTCGTAATGGGTCGTCAATCGTTCGCCGTTCTCTGTTTCTAAAGTTACCAACTTCGCCTCGGCATCAATTTCGGTGCAGCAACAGTTAAACGTGATTTTGAGACGATCGCCAGTATGATTTTGCGTCAATTCATTTAATAAGATCGTCACTAATTCATGGCGATCGATGCACAAAATCGGCTTTTCTCGTTTGACGATTCTCGGTTTTCCAGACTGGGAATAGAGCATCGTTCCCGTGCAGAAGGTCGCGCGATCGGCAATTTTTTCCGCCAACCCGGGAATCCCTTGTAGTGCTTTGGTTCCCCGTTCTTGTAGGGACAGGGGAAAGGTACGATTTCCAGCATTTTCAAGCAGTCGCGGGTCGTCGAGGCGATCGTACATTTCGACCTGAAAGCGATCGCGACTTAAGAGATAGTGAGCGAGTAACAGTCCCGCAGGTCCGGCGCCGATTATCGTAATTTTTTGCATGACACCTGAGTTGAAAGCGATCGGTTAAAGCAATAGTTTGAATTTATTCCCTGTAAGGATCGCGATCGCCGCTAAAATAGAGCGATCGCAACAATGGCTACTGTAACATCGCGCCAATCGGACTATGCTGGCGATCGAGTGCTATCCACATCGAGGAGAACACCGATGGAAGTACGAGATTTATTAGAACGTTATGCTTCCGGAGAGCGGGACTTTAAAGAAATCACCCTCTCCCAATCCAACTTAGAAAACGTCGATCTTCGCAAAGCCAATCTCACCGGAGCCAATTTAGCCGGAGCCAATCTCAAAGCCGCTAACTTATCTTACTGTTCCTTATCGGAAGCCAATCTCTCAGGCGCCAATTTAGAAGGAGCCATCTTATTAGAAGCTACCTTAAACGGAGCCAATCTCAACGGCGCTAATTTAAAAGCAACGAACCTCAATGGAGCCAATTTA from Oxynema aestuarii AP17 harbors:
- a CDS encoding FAD-dependent oxidoreductase; this encodes MQKITIIGAGPAGLLLAHYLLSRDRFQVEMYDRLDDPRLLENAGNRTFPLSLQERGTKALQGIPGLAEKIADRATFCTGTMLYSQSGKPRIVKREKPILCIDRHELVTILLNELTQNHTGDRLKITFNCCCTEIDAEAKLVTLETENGERLTTHYELLVGADGARSRVRECSVNSTDLNCEQSYALDDYKSLFLNRINSDESIALAPDKIHASNIGNQIRILLVPQPGDRLNGTIIFKRDKNPFENFSTVAELKAFFQENFPLFSQLMSSEEAESLFERAIGRIVTVKCDRFHHSNSILLIGDAAHAVSPSIGQGCNMALAEAKVVAELSDRHGDNWSQILAEFSRQQVPEARALQELSDYCFPRSKWLILEFFLRLRIRRLLNRWFPQWFKPFLFDLIFDTDCSYSEIVQDYRFWIDRVKRNTESFQ
- a CDS encoding pentapeptide repeat-containing protein — protein: MEVRDLLERYASGERDFKEITLSQSNLENVDLRKANLTGANLAGANLKAANLSYCSLSEANLSGANLEGAILLEATLNGANLNGANLKATNLNGANLFEANLAEADLSESNLKMADLKMADLSGATLEKADIWGAYFTGARLDGAILPEVMEPS
- a CDS encoding CYTH domain-containing protein, with protein sequence MPTEIERKFLVKNESWRAMATGTLYRQGYIPTDRGRSVRVRIVGDRGFLTIKGPTEGNSRAEFEYPIPLEDARTLLDNLCDPPLIEKIRYQIKVGDLIWEIDEFSGENQGLIVAEVELTEENQAIALPDWVGREVSDDPRYFNVNLVRNPYCNWSATVG
- a CDS encoding carbohydrate kinase family protein, whose product is MSDPRVLCLGEILFDCLADQAGKSLEAVESWTPYPGGAPANVACALVKLGTPAGFVGCVGEDKPGEELVSLLGEIGVDCSGVQRHSSAPTRQIYVLRSPSGDRKFAGFGDRATTEFADTYLQADRLPRDLFENADFLVLGSLELAYPETRSAIWQAIAWAEQYDVKIMVDVNRRDMFWPDPSECKPLIEKLIEHVDFLKITDEEAQWLFDTADAGAITYRIGNLEGVLVTAGEKGCAYCLGENEGKVPAFSVEVVDTTGAGDGFVAGFVHQICQYGIQPLEDPEKAKQVVRYASAVGALTTMKPGAIAAQPTHAEVEAFLGDRAE